One Rubripirellula amarantea DNA segment encodes these proteins:
- a CDS encoding SelL-related redox protein — protein sequence MNEAYPWMRKILIAAAIYNLIWGTWVVLRPNDLFTLTGISPPVYLGIWQCVGMIVGVYGVGYAIAASNPIRHWPITLVGLLGKILGPIGFVSTVATVGPADPGYLPLSWGWTIVTNDLIWWAPLIAILYVAFKESTASPEPDDVMRVSHANEIFVNQHGQSIADLSRQSPLLVLFLRHSGCTFCREALADLRDKKDKLKQQGVLPVLVYQSDSEAVMKDLEHYGLTDCDHVSDPGCELYRAYGLRRGTLGQLFGPDVWWRGFKAAILSRHGVGKLDGDGFQMPGAFLVENNRIVEAYRHQAVSDRPDVCQIARRDY from the coding sequence GTGAATGAAGCATATCCGTGGATGCGGAAGATCCTAATCGCCGCCGCGATTTACAACTTGATTTGGGGAACGTGGGTAGTTCTGCGTCCCAACGATCTCTTTACGCTCACGGGTATTTCGCCGCCGGTCTACCTGGGGATTTGGCAGTGCGTGGGGATGATTGTCGGCGTCTACGGTGTGGGGTATGCCATCGCCGCGTCGAACCCGATACGTCATTGGCCAATCACGTTGGTCGGATTGCTAGGCAAGATTTTGGGGCCGATCGGTTTTGTCTCTACCGTCGCGACGGTTGGGCCTGCTGATCCTGGTTACCTGCCTTTGTCTTGGGGTTGGACCATCGTGACGAACGACTTGATTTGGTGGGCTCCGTTGATTGCAATTCTGTATGTCGCGTTCAAAGAGTCGACCGCTTCGCCGGAACCAGATGACGTGATGCGAGTTTCCCACGCGAACGAAATTTTCGTCAATCAGCATGGCCAAAGCATTGCCGATCTATCTCGCCAATCGCCGCTGCTGGTTCTTTTTCTACGACACAGCGGATGTACGTTTTGCCGCGAAGCCTTGGCCGACCTGCGGGACAAGAAAGACAAACTGAAGCAACAGGGTGTGCTTCCGGTTTTGGTCTATCAAAGCGATTCCGAAGCCGTCATGAAGGACCTGGAACACTATGGGCTAACGGATTGTGATCACGTGAGCGATCCTGGGTGTGAACTGTATCGAGCTTACGGCCTTCGTCGCGGCACACTGGGTCAACTGTTCGGACCGGACGTCTGGTGGCGAGGTTTTAAGGCGGCCATTCTGTCTCGTCATGGCGTGGGCAAGCTCGACGGTGATGGCTTTCAAATGCCTGGTGCTTTCCTGGTCGAAAACAATCGAATCGTAGAGGCCTACCGTCATCAAGCGGTGTCTG
- a CDS encoding pyridoxal phosphate-dependent aminotransferase, with protein MHPWLAQRTTAFESSGIRKVFDLAAKLKDPINLSIGQPDFDVPDEIKTAATDAINEGKNAYSPTQGIGPLREKLKATIDSQFAHADRDVFVSSGTSGGLMLAMLSMINPGDEVIYLDPYFVMYPALLEMCGGVSVRVDSSPDFRLNPDKIAAAITPRTKMILVNSPANPTGITASVEELEAVAKLAAEKNIALLSDEIYSRFMFDEDFVSPAKFNDQTIVIDGFSKSHAMTGWRVGYVHGPSEVIAAMLKVQQYSFVCSPQPAQWGALRAMEVNLSGHIDDYRRKRDLICEGLADYYEFAKPGGAFYLYPKAPIDSGSKFVEMAIERGLLIIPGKIFSQHDSHFRISFAASDETLHRGIKVLQDLARELK; from the coding sequence ATGCACCCTTGGCTCGCCCAACGAACGACCGCTTTCGAAAGTAGCGGAATACGCAAAGTCTTTGATCTAGCCGCCAAGCTAAAGGATCCTATCAACCTGTCGATCGGGCAACCCGATTTCGACGTCCCCGATGAGATCAAAACAGCGGCGACCGATGCCATTAACGAAGGCAAAAACGCGTATTCCCCCACTCAGGGCATCGGTCCACTACGAGAGAAACTGAAAGCCACCATCGACTCGCAATTTGCTCACGCAGACCGAGACGTATTTGTCTCGAGTGGAACCAGTGGTGGGCTGATGCTGGCCATGTTGTCGATGATCAACCCAGGCGACGAAGTGATCTACCTAGATCCCTACTTCGTGATGTATCCCGCACTGCTGGAAATGTGTGGTGGCGTTTCTGTTCGAGTGGATTCCTCTCCCGATTTTCGACTCAACCCTGACAAGATCGCCGCAGCGATCACACCGCGAACGAAAATGATCCTGGTCAATTCGCCCGCCAACCCGACCGGAATCACAGCATCCGTGGAAGAACTTGAAGCGGTCGCGAAGCTCGCAGCCGAGAAGAACATTGCATTGCTGAGCGACGAAATTTACAGCCGGTTTATGTTCGACGAAGACTTTGTTTCACCAGCGAAGTTCAACGACCAAACGATCGTGATCGACGGTTTTAGCAAGAGCCACGCGATGACGGGATGGCGGGTCGGTTACGTCCATGGCCCCAGCGAAGTGATCGCAGCAATGCTGAAGGTTCAACAGTATTCGTTTGTTTGTTCACCTCAGCCAGCCCAGTGGGGAGCGCTGCGAGCGATGGAGGTCAACCTATCAGGACATATTGATGACTACCGGCGAAAGCGAGATCTGATCTGCGAGGGACTGGCTGACTACTATGAATTTGCCAAACCGGGCGGCGCGTTCTACCTGTACCCCAAAGCTCCCATCGACAGCGGTTCTAAGTTCGTCGAAATGGCAATCGAACGCGGCTTGCTAATCATCCCCGGAAAAATCTTCAGCCAACATGATTCGCACTTCCGCATCAGTTTCGCAGCATCAGACGAAACCTTGCATCGCGGAATCAAAGTACTTCAAGATCTTGCTAGGGAGTTGAAATGA
- a CDS encoding DUF4416 family protein — protein sequence MSEVRLVEPVVRICAVITSFADARAWAFKRLETHWGPITDRSAEIPFEAGGFYLDSMGPNLTKTLVAFEPFEDPGELSEWKVQSNAWEAEYASQSTNMVARPVNLDAGYLSQAKLVLATIKDRDHRIYLRDGIFAEVTLNYVGKKWIHHRWSYPSYRTNEVSDFAMKNRARLREHLLATGQIRTGEPKRE from the coding sequence TTGTCCGAAGTTCGCCTCGTTGAACCTGTGGTTCGCATCTGCGCCGTGATTACGAGTTTTGCGGATGCTCGAGCATGGGCGTTTAAGCGCCTGGAAACCCATTGGGGACCGATCACTGATCGCTCTGCCGAAATTCCATTTGAAGCCGGCGGATTTTATCTCGATTCGATGGGGCCGAATTTAACCAAGACGCTCGTCGCATTTGAGCCGTTCGAAGATCCTGGGGAGCTATCGGAATGGAAGGTGCAATCCAATGCTTGGGAAGCCGAGTACGCCAGCCAGTCCACCAACATGGTGGCACGTCCCGTAAATTTGGACGCAGGGTATCTCAGTCAAGCGAAGTTGGTGCTAGCTACGATCAAAGATCGCGATCACCGTATCTACCTTCGAGACGGAATTTTTGCTGAAGTAACACTCAATTACGTTGGCAAGAAATGGATCCATCATCGTTGGTCGTACCCAAGCTATCGAACAAATGAGGTTTCCGATTTTGCGATGAAGAATCGCGCACGTCTGCGGGAGCATTTACTCGCGACCGGACAAATTCGAACTGGTGAGCCCAAACGTGAATGA